The genomic DNA CGCCGCAGGATCGGGTGGAGGAACCCAATGGCGTGAGGCCGGAGGAGACGGAGCCGCAACCGCCTAAGAGTCCTCAATCGCCAGATAGTCAACCCCCGGCTGAGCATGTTCCGCCGCCTGCTGAACATCCGCAACCAGCAGAAAAGCAGCCGCCTGTTAATAGCAAAGGTGAGCCATATCCTACTGTTATTGATCCTCGAACATTCCAACCTATACCTTTTCCTGACGATTTAGTGAAAACAGAACCAGAAAATCGGGTGGACTGGGGTAGTGAGCAACGAGGGAACTTCATCAAGGAGTGGATAGAACAGGGTTACCCTGATTATGGAAAAGAAGGGTGGAAAATGTTCGATATACATCATATTAAACCCAGGGAATGGGGAGGAACAAACGATTTCTGGAATCTTGTACCCATAGATAGATTTTGGCATAATAGAGTGGTCACGCCCTGGTGGGACGCTTATAAACCTTGATTAGACAAGAGGAAATTCTTATAATTCGTGCCAAGTATTTCACCAATGAAAGGAGAAAATAATGACGCAAAAACCAGCGAGTGGATTGAAGGCACTTGCAGCTCTCCAATCGAGGCTTGACGCTGAATCTTATGTAGAGGTAATTCATGAAAATGGCCACTGCTGGAGAGCCTATTGCAAGCTCAATGCACCGGCAGTTCCTGAAGCAATTGAAGCAGTCAAGCAACAATTAAGCATGCCCTTGCCTTTTACATATGAGCAGTTTTTGTTGCATTATAATGGAGCCTTGCTCTATTATGATAATGAGTACGGACAATGGGGATTCGAACTGTATGGAACAGAGAATTTGCTCATTGCGAACGTAAACGCCCAAAAGCGATATGAAGATGAGTGGGCGCTATCCTACCTGGTGTTTGCTGAATCGTATGGTGATGCAGATTTACTTATCATTGATACAGCCCAAATGGTAAACGAAGGAAAGGACTGCCGGGTTATCGATGGTGATAGCGGTTATGCTCTTCAACAATGGCGTGTTGCTGCTCGCAGCTTCAGCGACTGGATAGATCGACTGGTAGTGGCACAAGGAGCAAAATACTGGCGATGGCGTTAGTTAGAGCAATGGGCTTTCTTGCAAGATGGCCTAAAAACAGCTTTTATGATAGAGCCTGCTCAATGCTAATAGTAGTCTGCTTCTGAACAGAAGGTTTCTTGCTTTACTCAAGAGGCATTCTTTTGAAAATTTTGTACAGACATCTCAGAGTGAATGATGCAGAGTTGCAAAAGAGACATTATGTGGCGTGAATATATCCAGACATTAGAACCAGGGGCAACGTTCTTCTCAGGTGCCACTCCATCAGAACTATCCACGCTCGAAGCAACGTTCGGTCTTGTCTTACCAGAAGAGCTGAGAAGTTTGCTGACCGAATCAAATGGGGTGCGAGGCACCTCTGGGTTGCGTTTGATATGGGCAGTCGAGGAGATGACGAAACGGAATATGGAGATGCGCACTGCCCCGTCATTTCGCGACAACTTCCCTTTTGATCATCTGCTATTTTTTGCAGATGCTGGGAATGGAGATCAGTTTGCGTTGGGGATTATTCAGGGAGCGATCAAAAGACCCGCTATCTCTGTCTGGAATCACGAAGATGATAGCCGCACCTGGGTAGCCCCTACCCTGAAGCGATACCTGGAATGGTGGGTGAGTGGAAAATTGACCATTTGACCCAAGAGCTGATGGAGAGATTTTTACCATTCTAGTGGTTGCTTATGAATTCGTCTTCTCACGCAATTGGGATGAAACATCATTCACCTGGCCAGCAGGCGGCGCCTCGGTGCAGGGCAACCAGCTCTTCATAATAGCTCATATAAACGGACAACAGTAGGCCACCATCTCTACCATAGGCGGACTTTACGAGCTGCTGCGTCCTAAGTAGGGATGGTGGCCTGTCCTTGTTCTGCCTGGACTTTCACCTTGTCGGATCAGAGCAGTTTCTACTGGTTAAACAACTGCCCCCACGTGCCGCCGATGTTGCTGCTACCACCGGCCTGGGTCGCGCCCTCGGACTGAGGCGGATGGTACGTCATCGACTGGATACCGATGCGGCCAGGACCGGTGAAGCGATTGAGAACGATGGATGCGCCCGCTACCAGTCCTCCAATCGCGCCCAGTAAACCACCGCCGCGCTGCGAGCCGGCAACCGTTGTCACGGTCATCTGTACGGATGGGTCTTTCCAGAGCCAGGCGCCCGGCTCAACATCCAGCGTTTCTCCCGGGGCCAGGTTCTTTTCGAAGACGTTGCCATAGCCATGCAGTAACACCATGCCCTCGCCACCCTGGCAGGTGAACTGATCAATAAACAGGCCTGTGCGACTGAAGAGAATATTGGCCGCTCCTTGCACGAAGGTGAAGCCGTAATCGACATTGCTGGTCGCTACCAGAAACTGATGCTCGCGCACCTCGACCATCTGACCCGGCTGCAGGCGCAGCGCTACGATCTGGCCGACAGAGTCACGCGAGAACGAAATGTTGCCGGGGCCCTGAGCCTCTGTAATGAAGATTTGCAAGCCTGCAAAGAAACGCTTGGCAGCACCACGTATGGATTTGAACCCGATCTGCACGCCTGGATGCTTCCAGAGCAGGATGTGATGCTCGAAGTAGACGGTGAGTTGATTTCCAAGCATAATATCTACAACCGGCACCAGTTCGCCATCGATGCTGATGGTCATATCAGCGATCTTCAGCGGGCTTTTAGGATTATGCAGTTCAGCCTTGGGTACGGCGTTGCCGAAAATGCTGTTCTCGTACTGTTCATACTGGTTCGGCGGCGTATAGACACCCTGCGGCGGCACTCCGCCACCGTACTGGCTTTGTGGCGGCGGTGGCGCTCCATATGGATTTTGTGGTGGCGGCGGCGGAGTCTGGCCGATTGGCATTTGCCTGCCACAAGTGCCACAGAATTTTACGCCGTCAGCTACCTGACTCCCACAATAGGGACAATTCATAACGTTGACCTCCTCTTTTAATCTGGCTCCGGTTGAAGGACCAGGGTGCAGGTTTGCGAGTGTACGCGGTTAAAGTTTGCAGGTTTACCTGAAGTTCAGTATACCCTGCAAGATAATATCACACCCGGACAAGGAAGCATAGCATAGCTGATCCCTAATTTTACTTACCGAAAAGAACGGGGTGTGAAGCCAGGGCGTTATCTTGCGCACCCTTGCGATTGTCCTGGCTTCTACTCACTCAATCTGTTCCCTGCTTTGCTCTCTGTTGCCCCTCCTCAATTAAACTAACCAGGTATTGCAGCTTCTTAATAGTATGCTGCGCGTTGCGTTTATTGCGTTCGTAGCCATCAGGGGCGAGTTGCTGGAACCAGGTTCGAATATCATCTTCCGAGATGTCGTACCATTTGGCATCGGCCTGCAGGCGCAGGTAGACACGCATCTGTGGGTCCTGCTTTTTGCGCGCCGGGCCTTTAGCTTCTCCGCCTTCAGCTGTAGCGCTTTCGCTTTCGTCCGCGGCCACAGCTGCGGCCAGTTCGGCAGCAGGATGCAGTTCATTATAGAGTTCTTCGACGTCGGAGGAACGGAAGAACATATCGCGCCCCACGCCTTTATAGGGTCGAATGCGTCCGTCGCGCGCCCACTGCTCGAGCGTTATGCGGTCAATTCCCAGGCGCCGGGCGGCTTCTCCGGCATCAATAAAGGCGAAACGTCCGCCTCCAGGTTTATTTATCATCTATCACTCCTCTATCTCTAGTAGCTCTCTATCCTTTGGGGCCGAGCATGAGTTTTCACAGACATTGTCAGAAAGACCTCTTCCAACCCTAAGCCAGTTCTCTATCCTTTGGGGCCGAGCATGAGTTTTCACAGAGTAGTCCGGCAAGGGACGCGAGGCCGATACATCGGCGGTGGGCGCGATCAATCGGCCCCTACGCCCTCTCGAAAAACAGCAAGAGGGTGCTGCCATATTTGCGTTCGTCGGTCAATTGCAGGCGTGTGAGAGGCACTGCCGCGACTCCGGCTCGCTCCTTCGGATGAATCTGGACGATGACCAGCCCCGCTTCCGCTACCAGCGGGGAAGTATCTAATAGACTCAAGGCGCGTGCCGCCATTTCGTGGTACTGTGGTGGCGCCACATAGATAATATCGTACTGGCGCTTTTCGTCCTGGCACGATTGCAAAAACTTGAAGGCATCGGCATGAATGGTCTCGGCGCGGTCCGCGAGACCTGTAATTTTCAGATTCTCGCGCACCAGCTTCAGTACGCTATGGCTCATTTCAATGAACGTCGCGCTGGCTGCTCCCCGGCTCAACGCCTCAATACCGACGCTACCTGTGCCCGCGAAAAGGTCCAGGAAGCGAGCATCTTCGACACGAGTCGAGAGAATATCGAAAAGCGCCGTCTTCACGCGGTCAATGATGGGACGAGTACCTGCTGTTTTGGGTGCTTTAAGCTTGCGGCCCTTGGCTTCACCGGTCACTACGCGCATAGGGTTCCTCCTCATCGATGAGATCAAGTACCGCCTCCACCTCGTCTACGAAGTAATCTTCTTTGGCCCAGGAAATGAGAGCCTCGACCTGGTCGGCCTTCAATTTTTTCACGGTTGTGGTGCCCCAGGCCGCCTGGATCAAACGTGTTAATTGTTCGTTGTCGATTTGCGAGTCCAGGACGTTGTGCAGCACGGCCAGGCGCCCGGCATTAGCGGCAGAAGCTCCTCGCACTTCCTTCAACTCATCCAGTTTGATGCGCGCTCCGGCCAGTCTCTGCTCCTTATCGTCCTCCTCATCTGCCTCCGCGAGGGCCAGCTCATCCATCTCCTCCTCATCTGCCTCCTCGTCAAATTTATATTTTCGTGCTTCATCGCGCACCATGTGAATAGGAATAACAGGCGCCTTCGCAGTAGGAGCGGCGCTTGCTCCGCCCTGTCGCGCGTTTACCTCACCCTGATGCGTGCCTGTTCCGCCCTGTCGCGTGCTTGCCTCACTCTGTCGCGTACTTACCTCACTCTGATGGA from Ktedonobacteraceae bacterium includes the following:
- the rsmD gene encoding 16S rRNA (guanine(966)-N(2))-methyltransferase RsmD; this translates as MRVVTGEAKGRKLKAPKTAGTRPIIDRVKTALFDILSTRVEDARFLDLFAGTGSVGIEALSRGAASATFIEMSHSVLKLVRENLKITGLADRAETIHADAFKFLQSCQDEKRQYDIIYVAPPQYHEMAARALSLLDTSPLVAEAGLVIVQIHPKERAGVAAVPLTRLQLTDERKYGSTLLLFFERA
- a CDS encoding HNH endonuclease signature motif containing protein; protein product: PQDRVEEPNGVRPEETEPQPPKSPQSPDSQPPAEHVPPPAEHPQPAEKQPPVNSKGEPYPTVIDPRTFQPIPFPDDLVKTEPENRVDWGSEQRGNFIKEWIEQGYPDYGKEGWKMFDIHHIKPREWGGTNDFWNLVPIDRFWHNRVVTPWWDAYKP
- a CDS encoding helix-turn-helix domain-containing protein, producing MINKPGGGRFAFIDAGEAARRLGIDRITLEQWARDGRIRPYKGVGRDMFFRSSDVEELYNELHPAAELAAAVAADESESATAEGGEAKGPARKKQDPQMRVYLRLQADAKWYDISEDDIRTWFQQLAPDGYERNKRNAQHTIKKLQYLVSLIEEGQQRAKQGTD
- a CDS encoding AIM24 family protein; translation: MNCPYCGSQVADGVKFCGTCGRQMPIGQTPPPPPQNPYGAPPPPQSQYGGGVPPQGVYTPPNQYEQYENSIFGNAVPKAELHNPKSPLKIADMTISIDGELVPVVDIMLGNQLTVYFEHHILLWKHPGVQIGFKSIRGAAKRFFAGLQIFITEAQGPGNISFSRDSVGQIVALRLQPGQMVEVREHQFLVATSNVDYGFTFVQGAANILFSRTGLFIDQFTCQGGEGMVLLHGYGNVFEKNLAPGETLDVEPGAWLWKDPSVQMTVTTVAGSQRGGGLLGAIGGLVAGASIVLNRFTGPGRIGIQSMTYHPPQSEGATQAGGSSNIGGTWGQLFNQ
- a CDS encoding SMI1/KNR4 family protein, which translates into the protein MTQKPASGLKALAALQSRLDAESYVEVIHENGHCWRAYCKLNAPAVPEAIEAVKQQLSMPLPFTYEQFLLHYNGALLYYDNEYGQWGFELYGTENLLIANVNAQKRYEDEWALSYLVFAESYGDADLLIIDTAQMVNEGKDCRVIDGDSGYALQQWRVAARSFSDWIDRLVVAQGAKYWRWR
- a CDS encoding SMI1/KNR4 family protein, which encodes MWREYIQTLEPGATFFSGATPSELSTLEATFGLVLPEELRSLLTESNGVRGTSGLRLIWAVEEMTKRNMEMRTAPSFRDNFPFDHLLFFADAGNGDQFALGIIQGAIKRPAISVWNHEDDSRTWVAPTLKRYLEWWVSGKLTI